One window of the Anolis sagrei isolate rAnoSag1 chromosome 5, rAnoSag1.mat, whole genome shotgun sequence genome contains the following:
- the RPS19BP1 gene encoding active regulator of SIRT1, translating into MSASLLRKGLELLEATGASPSRPKKAAFSSGPTKQLLKKTRRKKKWPGAGRNKATVKGKVVKSALEEYRKRQAVDHFEENMQYMMSSHFVTDNTVTKKILDQNRGRKAKDRSQEEAKKKPSNTVFTEEDFQRFEREYFEGAGGV; encoded by the exons ATGTCGGCTTCCTTGCTGAGAAAAGGTCTGGAGCTGCTGGAGGCGACAGGAG CGTCCCCTTCTCGCCCCAAGAAAGCGGCGTTCTCCTCCGGGCCGACCAAGCAGTTGCTGAAAAagacgaggaggaagaagaagtggcCGGGGGCTGGAAGAAACAAGGCCACTGTCAAAGGCAAAGTGGTCAAATCTGCTTTAG AGGAATATAGAAAACGTCAAGCTGTTGACCATTTTGAGGAGAATATGCAGTACATGATGAGCAGTCACTTCGTTACAGACAACACTGTCACTAAAAAG ATTTTAGACCAAAACAGAGGGAGGAAAGCTAAAGACCGCTCCCAagaggaagcaaagaagaaacCTTCAAACACAGTATTCACTGAAGAAGACTTCCAACGATTTGAGAGGGAGTATTTTGAGGGAGCTGGAGGAGTCTGA
- the ATF4 gene encoding cyclic AMP-dependent transcription factor ATF-4 gives MSFSNTEMLWGDFLSPFNQPCLGAEESLGLLDDYLEVAKKLSSHGFSGDKAKVGASHWLAVDRLNNATDNSQEDAFSGMDWMVENMDLKEFDFDVLLGLDDQESTVSPDELMAALEDTCDPLEPPFQEIPIEETPLTPEQIIESPKPPTSSDQEASPSPLLTLALSPESHVATADSSPFTLELGSEIDVLEGDRKTEAHILVVIPLNVIPKCEKEDEAHSDNDSGICMSPESYLCSPQQSPTTSVSSLSDDKSVTAVHIVSVRPTPYDHPAEKVALKMKGEKRVDKKLKKMEQNKTAATRYRQKKRLEQKALSGECRELEQKNESLREKADSLSKEIQYLKDLIEEVRKAKNKKVKVPE, from the exons ATGAGCTTCTCAAACACAGAGATGTTGTGGGGGGATTTTCTCTCCCCCTTCAACCAGCCGTGTTTGGGGGCTGAAGAAAGTCTAGGACTCTTAGATGACTACCTGGAGGTGGCCAAGAAGCTCAGTTCGCATGGGTTCTCCGGCGACAAGGCTAAAGTGGGCGCCTCCCATTGGCTGGCTGTGGACAGATTGAATAATGCCACAGACAACAGCCAGG AGGATGCCTTCTCTGGCATGGATTGGATGGTGGAAAACATGGATCTGAAGGAGTTTGATTTTGATGTGCTGTTAGGTCTTGATGATCAGGAATCCACCGTCTCACCAGATGAGCTCATGGCCGCGTTGGAAGACACCTGTGATCCACTTGAGCCTCCCTTTCAAGAAATTCCCATTGAAGAAACTCCACTGACACCAGAGCAAATTATTGAGTCCCCAAAGCCCCCCACCAGCTCAGACCAGGAAGCTTCACCGAGCCCCTTGCTGACATTAGCCCTTTCTCCAGAGTCACATGTTGCCACTGCAGACAGCAGCCCTTTCACCTTAGAACTAGGCAGCGAGATAGATGTTCTTGAAGGAGACAGGAAAACGGAAGCCCATATCTTAGTGGTAATTCCACTAAATGTCATTCCAAAGTGTGAGAAGGAGGATGAAGCACATTCTGATAATGATAGTGGAATATGCATGAGCCCAGAATCTTACTTGTGTTCACCCCAGCAAAGTCCTACCACTTCTGTTAGTTCTCTCAGTGATGACAAGTCTGTTACGGCTGTGCATATTGTTTCTGTGCGCCCCACACCTTATGATCACCCTGCAGAAAAGGTAGCATTGAAaatgaagggagaaaagagagtaGACAAAAAGCTGAAGAAGATGGAGCAAAATAAGACTGCAGCTACTAGGTATCGGCAGAAGAAAAGGCTAGAGCAAAAGGCATTATCAGGAGAGTGTAGAGAACTAGAGCAGAAAAACGAAAGCCTGAGGGAGAAGGCAGATTCCCTAAGCAAAGAAATCCAGTATTTGAAAGATCTGATTGAAGAGGTCCGCAAAGCCAAGAATAAAAAGGTTAAAGTTCCAGAATAA